A stretch of the Sulfurimonas sp. HSL-1656 genome encodes the following:
- a CDS encoding 4Fe-4S dicluster domain-containing protein — translation MQLGFLVDLHLCMGCKGCEIACKVENQVPLSTWRLRVKYVDVGTFPETKRTFTPLRCNHCHNAPCERICPVSALHYIDNGIVNIDKERCIGCAGCVMACPYGAIYIDPETQTADKCTYCAHRIASSLMPACVVACPVEANIFGDLDDPTSNISKYIQNHQGDVQVRKPEKGTDPHHYYVGGGNVTLNPLASFRVEGHQLFNKLTTHMPVGGHH, via the coding sequence ATGCAATTAGGCTTCCTGGTTGATCTGCATCTGTGTATGGGATGTAAGGGTTGTGAGATCGCCTGTAAAGTGGAAAACCAAGTTCCGCTTTCGACATGGCGTCTTCGTGTTAAATATGTGGACGTAGGGACGTTCCCGGAGACAAAACGGACGTTTACCCCGCTGCGCTGTAACCACTGTCACAATGCGCCGTGTGAGCGCATCTGTCCGGTCAGCGCGCTGCACTACATCGACAACGGTATCGTGAACATTGACAAAGAGCGCTGTATCGGTTGTGCGGGCTGTGTCATGGCATGTCCGTACGGTGCGATCTACATCGATCCGGAAACACAGACGGCGGACAAATGTACGTACTGTGCCCACCGTATCGCTTCCAGCCTTATGCCGGCGTGTGTTGTTGCCTGTCCGGTCGAAGCGAACATCTTCGGCGACCTGGACGATCCGACGTCCAACATCAGCAAGTACATCCAGAACCATCAGGGTGATGTACAGGTCCGCAAACCGGAAAAAGGTACGGATCCGCACCACTACTATGTCGGCGGCGGCAACGTCACCCTCAATCCTCTGGCGTCGTTCAGAGTCGAAGGTCACCAGCTCTTCAACAAGCTGACGACACACATGCCGGTAGGAGGACACCACTAA
- the nrfD gene encoding NrfD/PsrC family molybdoenzyme membrane anchor subunit produces MVHEAVAATNAVVTLDAGLPGIVWGWIITMNMWAKSIGTGVIFMLFYLLKRYPEAAGSLRFPVTVVSIVFIHIFLFFTVIDLHQMFRFWHIFFHPHWTSAITVGAWIVTILVLVLFGMAFATFIKKDNALFDKLLVWAVILAVPVTLYTAAIMAEATARELWQMPTEAAQMILAATLTGSATLLLMGGNLPYEAKRDLAVVLGLSALAAFILYMSELVFGPIKAEEVAATLEAVKGHGEYTTMFWVGQVLAFIAPFVLVILSVTNRSAGLLKVAALSAIVGLWIVKHVWLVIPQLLPMS; encoded by the coding sequence ATGGTACATGAAGCTGTAGCTGCGACAAACGCCGTCGTCACACTCGACGCCGGACTCCCGGGTATCGTCTGGGGATGGATCATTACAATGAACATGTGGGCGAAAAGCATCGGTACCGGTGTTATTTTCATGCTCTTCTACCTGTTGAAGCGCTACCCGGAAGCGGCTGGAAGCCTGCGCTTCCCGGTGACGGTGGTCTCCATCGTCTTCATCCATATTTTCCTGTTCTTTACGGTCATCGACTTGCACCAGATGTTCCGCTTCTGGCACATCTTCTTCCACCCGCACTGGACGTCGGCGATTACCGTCGGTGCCTGGATCGTTACGATCCTCGTCCTCGTGCTGTTCGGTATGGCGTTTGCGACCTTCATCAAAAAGGACAACGCGCTTTTTGACAAGCTCCTGGTATGGGCGGTCATCCTGGCAGTCCCTGTCACGCTTTACACCGCGGCTATCATGGCAGAAGCGACGGCACGCGAACTGTGGCAGATGCCGACGGAAGCGGCACAGATGATCCTGGCGGCGACCCTGACGGGTTCCGCGACGCTCCTGCTGATGGGCGGCAACCTGCCGTACGAAGCGAAGCGCGACCTCGCGGTCGTTCTCGGACTCTCCGCGCTGGCGGCATTCATCCTCTATATGTCCGAGCTGGTTTTCGGTCCGATCAAAGCAGAAGAGGTTGCGGCAACACTTGAAGCGGTCAAAGGCCACGGCGAGTATACGACGATGTTCTGGGTCGGTCAGGTCCTGGCCTTCATTGCACCGTTCGTCCTTGTCATCCTGAGCGTAACAAACCGCTCTGCAGGCCTGCTGAAAGTTGCAGCACTCTCTGCGATCGTGGGACTCTGGATCGTCAAGCACGTCTGGCTTGTCATTCCGCAACTCCTGCCAATGAGCTAA
- a CDS encoding molecular chaperone TorD family protein, translated as MEQTQARSNIYALLSRVLMQEADTELIDIINNDDAILEMMPNYKIWEARMTLQSSELIEKHLNPDFTNVSLLHLIPYETFYTREDQMIETGGANPVTDIYSAYDFMVDFEAARVVSADHIGVELEFMHHLCEAQIKAMNDNDGEAVDELMEVQRTFLEKHLVRWAPMYLLNMKHESRTPLYYDAADMTLEFLLSDYQYLSETAGA; from the coding sequence ATGGAACAGACACAAGCACGCAGCAATATCTACGCACTTCTTTCAAGAGTGTTGATGCAGGAAGCCGATACGGAACTTATAGACATTATCAACAACGATGACGCCATTTTGGAGATGATGCCGAACTACAAGATCTGGGAAGCACGCATGACTCTTCAAAGCAGTGAACTGATCGAGAAGCATCTGAACCCCGATTTCACCAACGTCTCCCTGCTTCACCTGATCCCCTACGAGACCTTCTATACCCGCGAGGACCAGATGATCGAGACGGGGGGTGCCAACCCGGTGACCGACATCTATTCGGCGTACGACTTCATGGTCGATTTCGAAGCGGCGCGGGTCGTTTCGGCCGACCATATCGGGGTCGAACTGGAGTTCATGCACCATCTTTGCGAAGCACAGATCAAGGCGATGAACGACAATGACGGCGAAGCGGTGGATGAACTGATGGAGGTGCAACGCACCTTCCTCGAGAAGCACCTTGTGCGCTGGGCGCCGATGTACCTGCTCAATATGAAGCACGAGTCCCGTACACCGCTCTACTATGATGCGGCGGACATGACGCTGGAGTTCCTCCTCAGCGACTACCAGTACCTCAGCGAGACAGCGGGAGCCTGA
- a CDS encoding thioredoxin family protein — protein sequence MKRFFFLLALTAALLSGAEIRWEKDFEAALAKAKTLDRPLFFVFSRHSCKWCRHLEATTFKNAEVIERLNGKFVNVIAYTDDGDNVPRELWSPGTPALWFLEGSGEVMFPAIPGAVGAADFLKATGIVLEAYEERRMQR from the coding sequence ATGAAAAGGTTCTTTTTCCTGCTGGCGCTGACGGCCGCACTTTTGTCCGGAGCGGAAATCCGGTGGGAAAAGGATTTTGAAGCCGCCCTCGCCAAAGCGAAGACACTGGACAGACCGCTCTTTTTCGTCTTCTCCCGCCACAGCTGCAAATGGTGCCGCCACCTGGAGGCGACGACCTTTAAAAACGCCGAGGTGATTGAACGCCTCAACGGGAAGTTCGTCAATGTGATCGCCTATACGGACGACGGCGATAACGTTCCACGGGAGCTCTGGAGCCCCGGAACGCCGGCGCTCTGGTTCCTTGAGGGCAGCGGCGAAGTGATGTTCCCGGCAATCCCGGGGGCTGTCGGTGCCGCCGATTTTCTGAAGGCCACGGGTATTGTCCTGGAGGCATACGAAGAACGCCGTATGCAGAGGTAA
- a CDS encoding FAD-dependent oxidoreductase: MTKRVIIVGGGYAGVRAMQHLSARPYIQVTLIDKNPFHYLQTEAYALIAQQATLVDVTVDLPALCESYAYATFVKAEVTGIDFEAKKVVTAARDYYYDYIILAMGARTFFPESIPGLHDYAHGVKSLKNAFRFRQQFEQQLFARMSSEGDEECRRFNIVVAGAGLSGVEIAAELADYTAWFMRENRMLCDSIDVHLIASRDEVLSGMHPYLQSKAKARLQKLGVNIIFGSRVAAVEPHEAILDSGRRVAFDFMIYAGGIIAPKLVHTLDVERNQKGQIAVHPTLAIVGKKDAFAIGDVADIRAEDGRPLPATANGAEKSAALAVLNLLRCNRSEPMVERPIRLEGYMVALGRFNAAVVIFGRIKFSGLPGFVMKRLITDRYKFLLDSTAYKAFRRRPKG; this comes from the coding sequence ATGACTAAACGCGTCATCATCGTCGGCGGGGGATATGCCGGTGTCCGGGCGATGCAGCACCTGAGCGCACGCCCCTACATCCAGGTGACCCTGATCGACAAAAACCCGTTTCACTATCTTCAGACCGAAGCCTACGCGCTCATTGCCCAGCAGGCGACGCTGGTCGACGTGACCGTCGATCTTCCCGCTCTCTGCGAAAGCTATGCGTACGCCACCTTTGTCAAAGCCGAAGTGACCGGCATCGATTTCGAGGCGAAGAAGGTCGTGACGGCAGCGCGTGACTACTATTATGACTACATCATCCTGGCAATGGGGGCACGGACCTTCTTTCCCGAATCGATCCCGGGGCTGCATGACTACGCCCATGGCGTCAAAAGTCTCAAAAACGCTTTCCGCTTCCGGCAGCAGTTCGAACAGCAGCTCTTTGCGCGCATGAGCAGCGAAGGGGACGAAGAGTGCCGCCGTTTTAACATCGTCGTTGCCGGCGCGGGGCTCAGCGGCGTCGAGATCGCCGCCGAACTGGCGGACTATACCGCCTGGTTCATGCGGGAAAACCGGATGCTCTGCGACAGCATCGACGTCCACCTGATCGCCTCGCGCGACGAGGTGCTGTCGGGCATGCACCCCTACCTGCAGTCCAAGGCGAAAGCACGCCTGCAGAAACTCGGGGTCAACATCATTTTCGGCAGCCGCGTCGCCGCGGTGGAGCCGCACGAGGCGATCCTCGACAGCGGCAGGAGGGTCGCTTTCGATTTCATGATCTACGCGGGGGGGATCATTGCACCGAAACTGGTGCATACGCTGGATGTCGAACGCAACCAAAAAGGGCAGATCGCCGTGCATCCTACGTTGGCGATCGTCGGGAAAAAGGATGCCTTCGCGATCGGCGACGTGGCGGACATCCGCGCCGAAGACGGTCGCCCGCTGCCGGCGACGGCAAACGGCGCGGAAAAGAGCGCCGCACTGGCCGTGCTGAACCTGCTCCGCTGCAACCGCAGTGAACCGATGGTGGAACGGCCGATCCGCCTGGAAGGGTATATGGTCGCCCTGGGGCGCTTCAACGCCGCCGTTGTCATCTTCGGGCGCATCAAGTTCTCAGGCCTCCCGGGCTTCGTGATGAAGCGGCTTATCACCGACCGCTACAAGTTCCTGCTCGACAGTACGGCCTACAAAGCATTCCGCCGCCGTCCCAAAGGCTGA
- a CDS encoding molybdopterin-dependent oxidoreductase, with the protein MYKESRRTFLKGAAFTVAGAAVAKGVFTTDAIADSVEESKFTNTPDSLSFYPPLEQWDDFKELDGDDWKRGGIARKGVQSAENPDGIYVNDFAIVPTACSNCEASCGLTAWIDKKSFTVKKYMGNPLHPGSRGRNCAKGYATQSQMYDPDRLAFPIKRAPGSKRGEGKWIRTTWDEAMSTIGKKMNDTLKTGDELSRKSLMFHVGRPNENGFTGQVWTTFKQDAFNSHTNICSSGGRTPTIQWANDDRTSPDWANAKLVFLNSSHAADAGHYFQQSAGFIADARKKGARLVVMDPRMSNSAGMADLWIAAWPGTEPVVYLYLANRILQEGQVDKKFVKKWFNWETLMKNRNYLQFMVEKGYISKMPADKSFESFLEVMKEMYAPYTLEYAVKETHVPAYKLEKLYEMFIWAGDAISSYFWRAAASGNRGGWMSGRTGYLAIALRGAIGTVGGTFFHHWHVISVAGKGGSATVGQGRSGSNVPKVDVWNELTWPPEWPLSTYEMSYLLPHLLSDVEWQEKWKKRGLNVPQKLSVWIPRMYNPVWINPDGFRWLEVLKDESKMELTFNLSPTWSETNWHVDYVLPVGLAGERHDQHSEATMPARWTSFRQPVMRVALEKAGWKPKNPNRATLEAHIKAGLGEVWEENEFWFEMGFKYVDPDGSLGIKKMWESKRNPGQAVTIAEWYDAAFGDNLPNLYKTATTDPRYKDSEYPVYNFMRDHGAWLEESNIYHAQEREIKEEGDNLIAHGHKFNKHHVEKDDETGVLYAEAHGDAWKYKDGKQPIGIEIDGKKMDGFATLDKKLDFFSEWLADEWKWPEYAVPFYPRNDEEKAAMPHIVSHVNHMYMKADNEFALNTVFRLPYNIHTRSANSKHLMEISQNHDPIWINTQDAKRMGFKRGDAIRVRITDTVSGLDSGYFVAMAVPTEGQMPGVLACSHHGGRWKLKNSVTIPNGVSDGKVEDITVGSGDMTDPAFLQASPEGAGTADGAIKVADYDGTAGMNSFGVPTAEMQMDGKTGKLKYVEGIHPFHTKRFAAYNKDSDNIWWDGLSGSWQNAVAPTHPDPISGMHCWHQKVILEPAQPGDKIGDIVVNYENNFKTYQAWRDELTRGLDANSEFRRPPHIKRPWVPLNEKAYRVDIKDV; encoded by the coding sequence ATGTATAAAGAAAGCAGAAGAACATTTCTCAAAGGCGCGGCATTTACGGTTGCCGGCGCCGCTGTAGCCAAAGGGGTTTTCACGACGGACGCCATCGCGGATTCCGTTGAAGAAAGCAAATTCACCAACACACCGGACTCACTCTCCTTCTACCCGCCGCTCGAGCAGTGGGATGATTTCAAAGAGCTCGACGGCGACGACTGGAAGCGCGGCGGTATCGCCCGCAAAGGCGTCCAGAGCGCAGAGAACCCGGACGGTATCTATGTCAATGATTTCGCGATCGTCCCGACAGCATGTTCCAACTGTGAGGCCTCCTGTGGTCTGACGGCGTGGATCGACAAGAAGTCCTTCACGGTCAAAAAATACATGGGTAACCCGCTGCACCCGGGCTCCCGCGGCCGTAACTGTGCCAAAGGTTACGCGACACAGTCACAGATGTACGATCCGGACCGCCTGGCGTTCCCGATCAAGCGTGCACCGGGCTCCAAGCGCGGTGAAGGTAAATGGATCCGTACGACCTGGGACGAGGCGATGAGCACCATCGGTAAAAAGATGAACGATACGCTCAAAACAGGCGACGAGCTCTCCCGCAAGTCCCTGATGTTCCACGTCGGCCGTCCGAACGAGAACGGCTTCACGGGTCAGGTCTGGACGACGTTCAAGCAGGACGCCTTCAACTCCCACACCAACATCTGTTCCTCCGGCGGTCGTACACCGACGATCCAGTGGGCGAACGATGACCGTACGAGTCCGGACTGGGCGAACGCAAAGCTCGTCTTCCTGAACTCCTCGCACGCAGCGGATGCCGGCCACTACTTCCAGCAGTCCGCCGGTTTCATCGCCGACGCACGTAAAAAAGGCGCACGCCTGGTCGTTATGGACCCGCGTATGTCAAACTCCGCCGGTATGGCGGACCTCTGGATCGCGGCATGGCCGGGAACAGAGCCGGTTGTCTACCTCTACCTTGCCAACCGTATCCTCCAGGAAGGGCAGGTTGACAAGAAATTCGTCAAGAAGTGGTTCAACTGGGAAACCCTGATGAAGAACCGCAACTACCTGCAGTTCATGGTTGAGAAGGGCTATATCTCCAAAATGCCTGCGGACAAGAGCTTCGAAAGCTTCCTGGAAGTCATGAAAGAGATGTATGCGCCGTATACACTCGAATATGCCGTCAAAGAGACGCATGTTCCGGCGTACAAACTCGAGAAACTCTACGAGATGTTCATCTGGGCCGGCGATGCGATCAGCTCCTACTTCTGGCGTGCGGCTGCTTCCGGCAACCGCGGCGGCTGGATGTCCGGCCGTACGGGTTACCTTGCCATCGCACTGCGCGGTGCGATCGGTACCGTCGGCGGTACCTTCTTCCACCACTGGCACGTTATTTCCGTCGCCGGTAAAGGCGGTTCCGCGACTGTCGGCCAGGGCCGCAGCGGTTCAAACGTCCCGAAAGTCGACGTCTGGAACGAACTGACGTGGCCGCCGGAGTGGCCGCTCTCCACATACGAGATGTCCTACCTCCTGCCGCACCTCCTCAGCGACGTCGAGTGGCAGGAAAAATGGAAGAAACGCGGCCTGAACGTTCCGCAGAAACTCTCTGTCTGGATCCCGCGTATGTACAACCCGGTCTGGATCAACCCGGACGGTTTCCGCTGGCTGGAAGTCCTCAAAGACGAAAGCAAGATGGAACTGACGTTCAACCTGTCACCGACATGGTCCGAGACAAACTGGCACGTCGACTACGTCCTGCCGGTCGGTCTGGCGGGCGAACGCCACGACCAGCACTCCGAAGCGACGATGCCGGCGCGCTGGACCTCTTTCCGCCAGCCGGTCATGCGTGTTGCGCTTGAAAAAGCGGGCTGGAAACCGAAGAACCCGAACCGTGCAACGCTCGAAGCGCACATCAAAGCGGGTCTGGGCGAAGTCTGGGAAGAGAACGAATTCTGGTTCGAAATGGGCTTCAAATACGTTGACCCTGACGGAAGCCTCGGCATCAAGAAGATGTGGGAATCCAAGCGCAACCCGGGCCAGGCGGTTACGATCGCCGAGTGGTACGACGCGGCGTTCGGCGACAACCTGCCGAACCTGTACAAGACGGCCACGACCGACCCGCGCTACAAAGACAGCGAATACCCGGTCTACAACTTCATGCGTGACCACGGTGCATGGCTCGAAGAGAGCAACATCTACCACGCGCAGGAACGCGAGATAAAAGAAGAGGGCGACAACCTGATCGCCCACGGTCACAAGTTCAACAAGCACCACGTCGAGAAAGACGACGAGACGGGTGTACTCTACGCGGAAGCCCACGGCGACGCCTGGAAGTACAAAGACGGCAAACAGCCGATCGGTATCGAAATCGACGGCAAGAAGATGGACGGTTTCGCGACACTCGACAAGAAACTCGACTTCTTCTCCGAGTGGCTTGCAGACGAGTGGAAATGGCCGGAGTACGCGGTACCGTTCTACCCGCGTAACGACGAAGAGAAAGCAGCGATGCCGCACATCGTGTCTCATGTCAACCACATGTACATGAAAGCGGACAACGAATTTGCGCTCAACACGGTCTTCCGTCTGCCGTACAACATCCACACGCGTTCTGCGAACTCCAAGCACCTGATGGAGATCTCCCAGAACCACGACCCGATCTGGATCAACACGCAGGATGCGAAGCGCATGGGCTTCAAGCGCGGTGACGCGATCCGTGTCCGCATTACGGATACGGTCTCCGGCCTCGACAGCGGTTACTTCGTCGCAATGGCGGTACCGACCGAAGGTCAGATGCCGGGCGTCCTCGCCTGTTCACACCACGGCGGCCGCTGGAAGCTGAAAAACTCCGTCACGATCCCGAACGGTGTTTCCGACGGTAAAGTCGAAGACATCACCGTCGGTTCCGGCGACATGACTGATCCGGCATTCCTGCAGGCCTCACCGGAAGGTGCGGGTACGGCTGACGGTGCGATCAAAGTCGCTGATTATGACGGTACGGCCGGCATGAACAGCTTCGGTGTTCCGACGGCAGAGATGCAGATGGACGGTAAAACGGGTAAACTCAAATACGTTGAGGGTATCCATCCGTTCCACACCAAGCGTTTCGCAGCGTACAACAAAGACAGCGACAACATCTGGTGGGACGGCCTTTCCGGCTCCTGGCAGAATGCCGTCGCTCCGACGCACCCGGACCCGATCTCCGGTATGCACTGCTGGCACCAGAAAGTTATCCTGGAGCCTGCGCAGCCGGGTGACAAAATCGGTGATATCGTTGTCAACTACGAGAACAACTTTAAAACCTATCAGGCATGGCGTGATGAACTCACGCGCGGTCTGGACGCCAATTCCGAGTTCCGCCGCCCGCCGCACATCAAGCGTCCGTGGGTACCGCTCAACGAAAAAGCGTACCGCGTCGATATCAAAGACGTTTGA
- a CDS encoding 4Fe-4S binding protein: MAGITLNPGRCVRQLSTFSTCNSCITACPTDALVATENVPAVNQAACVGCGGCAGACPTEAIRVDDFSATEFFFAFVGDGDNLVSCRKNVPCIAALSVDHLFSLASLKGGIRLDTGHCEGCEIASTCRPQFEARAEEASYLLEAMMSSAEIVFEDAAYAAETPGEEGDRRGFLRAFNLKTLAEGKAKFEREVETATDELIRHQLDSTAIAQLRTKTLPDKRKLLFTAMKRAEKPSEYHVVDASELTLASQKLMDGDKCTACQMCYRICPTGALTSDIKGAKIDFDAMMCVRCHLCHDVCEPDALTLSPSFNMKELFEPTQQRLVTFSVRNCDECGNPFTSLAGERVCHRCRIEEEEARTLWGIGDDE; this comes from the coding sequence ATGGCCGGCATTACCCTCAACCCGGGCCGCTGTGTTCGCCAGCTGAGCACCTTCAGCACCTGTAACAGCTGTATCACGGCGTGCCCGACCGATGCACTGGTAGCGACGGAGAATGTCCCCGCCGTCAACCAGGCGGCCTGTGTGGGCTGCGGCGGCTGTGCGGGTGCCTGCCCGACCGAAGCGATCCGTGTCGACGATTTCAGCGCGACGGAGTTCTTCTTTGCGTTCGTCGGTGACGGAGACAACCTCGTCTCCTGCCGCAAAAACGTTCCCTGCATCGCCGCACTGAGCGTCGACCACCTCTTTTCGCTCGCGTCGCTCAAAGGGGGCATCCGCCTCGACACCGGCCACTGCGAGGGGTGCGAGATCGCCTCAACCTGCCGCCCGCAGTTCGAGGCGCGCGCCGAAGAGGCCTCCTACCTGCTCGAGGCGATGATGAGCAGTGCGGAGATCGTGTTCGAAGATGCCGCCTATGCAGCGGAAACACCCGGGGAAGAGGGCGACCGCCGCGGTTTCCTGCGGGCGTTCAACCTCAAAACACTGGCCGAGGGTAAAGCAAAGTTCGAGCGCGAGGTGGAGACGGCAACGGATGAACTGATCCGCCACCAGCTCGATTCAACGGCGATCGCCCAGCTGCGGACCAAGACGCTGCCGGACAAGCGCAAACTGCTCTTTACCGCGATGAAACGGGCTGAAAAGCCCTCAGAGTACCACGTCGTCGATGCTTCCGAACTGACGCTGGCGTCCCAGAAGCTGATGGACGGCGACAAATGTACGGCGTGCCAGATGTGTTACCGTATCTGCCCGACGGGGGCGCTCACCAGCGACATCAAGGGTGCCAAGATCGATTTCGACGCAATGATGTGCGTACGCTGCCACCTCTGCCATGACGTCTGCGAACCGGATGCCCTGACGCTGTCGCCGTCGTTCAATATGAAAGAGCTCTTCGAACCGACGCAGCAGCGCCTCGTGACTTTTTCCGTGCGTAACTGCGACGAATGCGGGAACCCCTTTACCTCCCTCGCCGGGGAGCGGGTCTGCCACCGCTGCCGGATCGAGGAGGAGGAAGCGCGCACCCTCTGGGGCATAGGAGATGATGAGTGA
- the hisD gene encoding histidinol dehydrogenase has product MVFTSTTAADFDTIFSNLLERGKMDIEHVTAIVGGIIKEIRSEQNTALKRHIAKFDQWTPEKDEELKINADAMAQAYAQLEPELKSALHLAYDRIKAYHEKQLPKSWFDTESNGTILGQKVTPVDRAGLYIPGGKAAYPSSLLMNVIPAQVAGVEEIVVCTPTPENEPNALLLAACHLCGVTEVYKVGGASAIAAMAYGTETIPKVDVITGPGNIFVATAKKLVFGDVNIDMIAGPSEIGVLADASANANHIAIDLLSQAEHDEMASSILITPSAELAEQVNLEIEAWLQKLPREQIARKSIVERGAIIVARDMDEAVALMNEVAPEHLEVATDNPFELLASIKHAGAIFLGHYTPEAIGDYVAGPNHTLPTGGTARFYSPLGVENFMKKSSVIAFSRGAINEIGEACALIAHTEGLTAHEQSVRVRMGNAE; this is encoded by the coding sequence ATGGTATTTACATCGACGACCGCCGCCGACTTCGACACGATTTTCTCGAACCTGCTTGAACGCGGGAAAATGGATATCGAGCATGTCACCGCTATCGTCGGCGGGATCATCAAGGAGATCCGCAGCGAGCAGAATACGGCCCTGAAACGCCACATCGCGAAATTCGACCAGTGGACGCCTGAAAAAGACGAAGAGCTGAAGATTAATGCAGATGCGATGGCGCAGGCCTACGCCCAGCTGGAGCCTGAACTGAAATCGGCACTGCACCTCGCCTACGACCGCATCAAGGCCTACCATGAGAAGCAGCTGCCCAAATCGTGGTTCGACACCGAAAGCAACGGGACGATCCTGGGGCAGAAGGTGACGCCGGTCGACCGCGCGGGCCTCTACATTCCCGGCGGCAAAGCGGCCTATCCCAGTTCGCTGCTGATGAACGTCATCCCGGCCCAGGTCGCGGGCGTCGAGGAGATCGTCGTCTGTACGCCGACGCCGGAGAACGAACCCAACGCCCTGCTGCTGGCGGCCTGCCACCTCTGCGGGGTGACGGAGGTCTACAAGGTCGGCGGCGCCTCCGCGATCGCGGCGATGGCCTACGGCACCGAGACAATCCCGAAGGTGGACGTCATCACGGGCCCCGGCAACATCTTCGTCGCCACGGCGAAGAAGCTCGTTTTCGGCGACGTCAACATCGATATGATCGCCGGTCCCAGCGAGATCGGTGTTTTGGCGGATGCGAGCGCGAACGCCAACCACATCGCGATCGACCTGCTGTCGCAGGCGGAGCATGACGAGATGGCGAGTTCCATCCTCATCACCCCGTCCGCCGAACTGGCAGAGCAGGTCAACCTTGAGATCGAAGCCTGGCTGCAAAAACTGCCGCGCGAACAGATCGCCCGCAAGTCCATTGTCGAGCGGGGAGCGATTATCGTTGCACGCGATATGGACGAGGCGGTCGCACTGATGAACGAGGTCGCACCGGAGCACCTCGAGGTGGCGACGGACAACCCCTTCGAACTGCTCGCCTCCATCAAACACGCCGGCGCCATCTTCCTGGGCCACTACACGCCCGAGGCGATCGGGGATTACGTCGCCGGTCCGAACCATACGCTTCCGACCGGCGGCACGGCCCGTTTCTACTCGCCGCTGGGCGTCGAGAACTTCATGAAAAAGTCCTCCGTCATCGCATTCTCGCGCGGTGCCATCAACGAAATCGGCGAGGCGTGCGCCCTGATCGCGCACACGGAAGGGCTGACGGCACACGAACAGTCCGTCCGCGTCCGCATGGGAAACGCCGAGTAA
- a CDS encoding shikimate kinase, whose amino-acid sequence MAKNIILIGFMGVGKGSIAREIVKQHPMVALDTDDVIESMENRKIKKIFEEEGEAYFRAIEQRVANWLESDVRHTLISTGGGFFKVKNLHKIGTIVLLHTDFDTIHRRILAHPNAEKKLKKRPLFQDELRARSLYDEREKHYMKAADIVIDVAGKSPEKIAKEIIKKVIKK is encoded by the coding sequence ATGGCAAAGAACATTATTTTGATCGGATTCATGGGCGTCGGCAAGGGCAGTATCGCCCGCGAGATCGTCAAACAGCACCCCATGGTGGCCCTGGACACGGACGATGTGATCGAGAGTATGGAGAACCGGAAGATCAAGAAGATCTTTGAAGAGGAGGGTGAAGCATATTTCCGTGCCATTGAACAGCGGGTCGCCAATTGGCTCGAGTCGGATGTACGGCATACGCTCATCTCAACGGGCGGCGGCTTCTTCAAGGTCAAGAACCTGCATAAAATCGGCACCATCGTCCTGCTGCACACGGATTTCGATACGATCCACCGCCGGATACTCGCCCACCCCAATGCGGAAAAGAAGCTGAAAAAACGTCCCCTTTTCCAGGATGAGCTCCGCGCCCGTTCCCTCTACGACGAGCGGGAGAAACACTATATGAAAGCGGCCGACATCGTCATCGATGTCGCCGGCAAAAGTCCCGAGAAGATCGCCAAAGAGATCATCAAGAAGGTGATCAAAAAATGA